Below is a window of Chthoniobacterales bacterium DNA.
ACCTCGTCCAGGTTGTCGGCAAATCGCGTCCCGTGGAAATATTCACCGTGCTCGGCCCGCGGAGCATGGAAATTCCCGACTGGTTAAAATGCCACGAGGGAGGCATCGCCGATTATCGCGCCCGACGGTTCGCCGAGGCCGCTGCGCAATTCCGCGAATGCGAGAAGTCCCTGCCGAACGACCGACTCGTGCAGATTCATCTCACCCGCTGCGAGGCCTTCCTCCGGGAGCCTCCTCCCGACGACTGGACCGGCACGGAAGTCGCCACGAGCAAATAAGCCGCTCAGCCGAGCAGCTTCCGATACGTCGCGAGCGCGAGCAGCGGAAAGTGGAGGCGGTAGAAATCGTAGCGGAGATAGAAAACCTGCGGGAAGCCGGTGCCGGTCGTCTCGTGCTCCGTCCATGAGCCGTCGTCGTTCTGCTGGCGGACGAGATACTCCACGCCGCGGCGGATGGATTCGCGGTGCGGATCGCCGCACGCGCAGAGGCCCATCAGCGCCCACGCCGTCTGGCTCGCGGTGCTGGGGCCCGCGCCCTTCAGGCTCGGAAAATCGTAGCTCTCGCAGGTCTCGCCCCAGCCCCCGTCGTCGTTCTGGCAGCTCTCCAGCCAGTCGCGGCCGCGGCGGATCCACTCCTGGTCCATGTTCTCGCCGATGGCGCCAAGCCCGCGCAGCGCCTGCCACGTGCCGTAGATGTAATTCACGCCCCAGCGTCCATACCACGAACCATCGGCCTCCTGCGTGTGGCGGAGGTGGGCGATGGCGCGCTTCACGAGCACGCTCTGGCGGTCGAACCCGATATAGCCGAGCAATTCCAGCACGCGCGCAGTGAGGTCGCTGCAGGTGGGATCGAGAATGGCGTTATGGTCCGCAAAAGGGACGTGCTCGAGCCAGGCGGCGGTGACATCGCGATCGAACGCCGCCCAGCCGCCGTCGCGGCATTGGAAGCTCAGCAGCCAGCGCAGGGCGCGCTCGAATTGCTCCGTGCGCTTCGCCGGGTCGGCTGGCGCGACATGCCGCAGCGCCATGAGCACCATCATGGTGTCATCGGTGTCGGGGTAATACTTGTTGTCGTGCTCGAAAGCCCAGCCGCTCGCCTCGGGATGCGGATTCTTGTGCTGCCAGTCGCCGCGGAAGCGCACTTCCTTCGCCTCGAGCCAGGCGGCCGAGCGGGCCAGCGCGGGGTGGTCCCTGCCGAGACCGGACTCCGCGAGCGCGATGGTGGTGATCGCGGTGTCCCAGACGGGCGAAAGGCACGGCTGGATGCGAAAATCCTCGGGGTCGTTGACGAAGAGGCCGGCGAAGTCGCGATCGGCCTTTTGCACGAGCGGGTGATCTTCCCCGTAGCCGAGCGTGCGCAGCGCCATCATCGCATTGAGCATCGACGGGAAGATGGCGGCGAACCCCTCGCTGCCCTCGCCCATGCGCTCGGTCATCCACTGCTCGGCGACCTTCAGCGCGCGCTGGCGGAGCGGGTGAAACGGGAAGCGGTCGTAGATCTTTAGGAGGCGGTCACAGCGCAGGAAGAAATTCCGCCAGGACCAGAACGGGCCGGCTTTCTTGAGCGAGAGGTTCGCGCCCTCGAGGCCGGCGGGATACAGCTCGTGCAGCTGCATCGAGGCCGGCAGATGCCGCACGGGGCGGTAATGGTTCAGGATCGTGAGCGGCGCAAGGATGGGGCGCGACCACGAGGACATCTCGTAGATGTTGAAGAAAAACCAGTTCGGGAAGAGAAACGCCTCGGCCGGGATCGTCGGCAGATGCTTCCACGGGAATTGTCCCAGCAGCGCGAGGTAGAGTTTCCCGTAGGTGTTCATCGCGGGAATGCCGCCCAGGCGCAGGGCATTCGCGCGGGCCTCGCGCATCCACGCGGCATTCGGCGAATCGCCAGCCAGTTTCAACGCAAAGTAGCCCTTCACGGTCGCGTTCACCTCGCTGGGGCCGCCGATGTAAATATTCCACCCGCCGTCGGGAAGCTGACGCCGGCGGATATGCGCCGCGCACCGGGCCTGGAGGGTCTCGTCAACCTTCCCGGTCCAGTGCATGTAAATGACGTAGTCCGCGCAGAGCGTGCTATCGACGGTGAGTTCGCCTTCCCAGTGGCCGTCCTCGCGCTGGATGCCGAGCAGGCAGGACTGGGCGCGGGCCACGGCCGTGGCGACATCGGGCGCGGCGACGAGCGGCTCCGGAGATTCGGTGAAGGGAATGATGCGGGCGGTGGCTTTCACGAGACCCTTCCGAACGGTCAGGCCGCGGCGGCGGCTTCGGGTTTCGTCGGCCGGCCGGTCTTGTGCCCGTTGCCGCAGGATACGCCGTTGAAGGCCTGCACCTTCGCGCCATCCTCGCGCTTCGCAGGTCGCGCCCCGAAATTGAACTTCACGTTCTTCCACGTGTCGCCCGGCCTTGCGCCGTGGCCGAGGGCGGCGCTTGGCTCGAAGCCGCAATGCACCATGCAGTTCGCGCAGCGCGGATCCCGCGCCGAGCCGTCCGGATTCACGCCGACGGCGTCCCAGTTCGTCTCGCCGAGCAGGTCGCGGTAGCTCTTGTAATGACCATCGGTCATCAGGTAGCACGGCCCCTTCCAGCCGCGGACGTTGCGCGTCGGGATCGCCCAGGCCGAGCACGGCAGCTCGCGCTCACCGGTGAGAAATTCCAGATAGCCGGGCGTGCCGAAGATCGGGTAGCGCTCGCCCCACTGGCGAATGTCCACGAACTTTTCGCGTGTCATCTCGCGGGTGAGGAAGAAATTTTCCGGCTGGAGGTTCAGGCGCTTGCGCATGTCCTCTTTGGCGGAGTCGTAGTCGTAGCCGGGCGAGATCGTGTGGCCGTCGACATCGAGCGACGACAGAAAGTCGTAGAGCCCCTCGATCTCGGCCATGTCGGTTTCCTTGTAGATCGTCGTGTTCGTCGCGACCTGATAGCCAAGGATCTTCGCCATGCGCATCGCGGCGATGCACTCCTTGAAGACGCCCTCGCGCTCGACGATGAGGTCGTGCGTGCGCTCGAGGCCATCGAGGTGGACGTTCCAATACATCCACTGGCTCGGGCCGATCGTCGGACCGGCGTTTGGCGACTTCGGGTTTCGAATCTCGGCGAGCTGCGCGTCGGTAACAAGTTCCTGGGCGACAAGTTCCTTAAGCTTCGGCTCGAGCGCGGCGGGATTCTTCGTCCATTCCACGGCGAGCCAGTCGCGCATCTTTTTGCGCATGAACATGCCGTTCGTGCAGATGTAAACGATGCGCTTCTG
It encodes the following:
- the shc gene encoding squalene--hopene cyclase; protein product: MKATARIIPFTESPEPLVAAPDVATAVARAQSCLLGIQREDGHWEGELTVDSTLCADYVIYMHWTGKVDETLQARCAAHIRRRQLPDGGWNIYIGGPSEVNATVKGYFALKLAGDSPNAAWMREARANALRLGGIPAMNTYGKLYLALLGQFPWKHLPTIPAEAFLFPNWFFFNIYEMSSWSRPILAPLTILNHYRPVRHLPASMQLHELYPAGLEGANLSLKKAGPFWSWRNFFLRCDRLLKIYDRFPFHPLRQRALKVAEQWMTERMGEGSEGFAAIFPSMLNAMMALRTLGYGEDHPLVQKADRDFAGLFVNDPEDFRIQPCLSPVWDTAITTIALAESGLGRDHPALARSAAWLEAKEVRFRGDWQHKNPHPEASGWAFEHDNKYYPDTDDTMMVLMALRHVAPADPAKRTEQFERALRWLLSFQCRDGGWAAFDRDVTAAWLEHVPFADHNAILDPTCSDLTARVLELLGYIGFDRQSVLVKRAIAHLRHTQEADGSWYGRWGVNYIYGTWQALRGLGAIGENMDQEWIRRGRDWLESCQNDDGGWGETCESYDFPSLKGAGPSTASQTAWALMGLCACGDPHRESIRRGVEYLVRQQNDDGSWTEHETTGTGFPQVFYLRYDFYRLHFPLLALATYRKLLG
- a CDS encoding DUF3463 domain-containing protein translates to MRFPLALTAKIAAYIVGKKLRGVKKFATVLQLEPLHTCNLTCTGCGRIREYSTSLKDVMPLEDCLGAAEECDAPMISICGGEPLIYPHIEGLVAGLLAQKRIVYICTNGMFMRKKMRDWLAVEWTKNPAALEPKLKELVAQELVTDAQLAEIRNPKSPNAGPTIGPSQWMYWNVHLDGLERTHDLIVEREGVFKECIAAMRMAKILGYQVATNTTIYKETDMAEIEGLYDFLSSLDVDGHTISPGYDYDSAKEDMRKRLNLQPENFFLTREMTREKFVDIRQWGERYPIFGTPGYLEFLTGERELPCSAWAIPTRNVRGWKGPCYLMTDGHYKSYRDLLGETNWDAVGVNPDGSARDPRCANCMVHCGFEPSAALGHGARPGDTWKNVKFNFGARPAKREDGAKVQAFNGVSCGNGHKTGRPTKPEAAAAA